From the genome of Eucalyptus grandis isolate ANBG69807.140 chromosome 2, ASM1654582v1, whole genome shotgun sequence, one region includes:
- the LOC104433580 gene encoding serine/threonine-protein phosphatase PP2A catalytic subunit encodes MPSHADLDRQIEQLMECKPLSEAEVKTLCDQARAILVEEWNVQPVKCPVTVCGDIHGQFYDLIELFRIGGNAPDTNYLFMGDYVDRGYYSVETVTLLVALKVRYRDRITILRGNHESRQITQVYGFYDECLRKYGNANVWKYFTDLFDYLPLTALIESQIFCLHGGLSPSLDTLDNIRALDRIQEVPHEGPMCDLLWSDPDDRCGWGISPRGAGYTFGQDIAANFNHTNGLTLISRAHQLVMEGYNWCQEKNVVTVFSAPNYCYRCGNMAAILEIGENMDQNFLQFDPAPRQIEPDTTRKTPDYFL; translated from the exons ATGCCGTCGCACGCGGATCTGGACCGCCAGATCGAGCAGCTGATGGAGTGCAAGCCGCTCTCGGAGGCGGAGGTCAAGACGCTCTGCGATCAGGCCAGGGCGATCCTGGTCGAGGAGTGGAACGTCCAGCCGGTCAAGTGCCCCGTCACCGTCTGCGGCGACATCCACGGCCAGTTCTACGATCTAATCGAGCTGTTCAGGATAGGAGGCAACGCGCCCGACACCAATTATCTCTTCATGGGCGATTACGTAG ATCGAGGGTACTACTCAGTGGAGACTGTCACTCTTTTAGTTGCTCTGAAAGTTCGTTATAGAGATAGAATCACAATCCTTAGAGGAAATCATGAGAGCCGGCAAATAACTCAAGT GTATGGTTTCTATGACGAATGTTTAAGAAAATACGGAAATGCAAATGTGTGGAAGTATTTCACTGACTTATTTGATTATCTTCCCCTCACTGCCCTCATTGAGAGTCAG ATCTTTTGTTTGCATGGAGGTTTATCACCTTCTTTGGATACTTTGGATAACATTCGAGCTTTGGACCGCATACAAGAG GTTCCGCATGAAGGGCCAATGTGTGACCTCTTGTGGTCTGATCCAGACGATCGCTGTGGGTGGGGCATATCTCCACGAGGTGCTGGCTATACGTTTGGACAGGATATTGCAGCTAATTTCAATCATACTAATGGTCTCACTCTGATTTCAAGAGCCCACCAGCTTGTTATGGAAGGATACAATTGGTGTCAG gaGAAGAATGTGGTGACAGTATTCAGCGCCCCAAACTACTGTTACCGATGTGGTAATATGGCTGCAATATTGGAGATTGGAGAGAACATGGACCAGAATTTTCTACAGTTTGACCCTGCTCCGCGTCAGATCGAACCTGACACCACACGCAAGACTCctgattattttttgtaa
- the LOC104433579 gene encoding uncharacterized protein LOC104433579, translating into MKSRESPLLLLSLACLIFSSLHVPASCQRSSGRPRSIVARRALLSFKETPKGGNTSYDCSPSGACVPCLYSEKKDEKYRCSETSYRIPLKCVEIGNSNVVSGKKSHSGRLAMETFHKKVKGLDMLHEDAEPTKSMSVRALLDDSSKSKAGPGEYITYRSCIPALNEEKLSVIGFEVILLCLLLVSGSFIYLRKKRSVTTMPGVAGVRIPTNSRF; encoded by the exons ATGAAGTCCCGGGAATCTCCTCTCCTCCTGCTGAGCCTCGCTTGCTTGATCTTCTCGTCGCTTCACGTTCCGGCGTCTTGTCAACGCTCTTCAGGACGACCCAG gtCGATCGTCGCGCGTCGAGCTCTCCTCAGCTTCAAGGAGACTCCAAAGGGTGGTAACACCTCCTACGATTGCTCTCCTTCTGGGGCTTGCGTTCCCTGCCTTTATTCCGAGAag AAAGATGAAAAGTATCGCTGCAGTGAGACCAGCTATCGTATCCCTTTGAAATGTGTAGAGATAGGGAATAGTAATGTTGTTAGTGGCAAAAAATCTCATAGTGGGCGCCTGGCAATGGAAACCTTTCATAAGAAAGTAAAGGGACTTGATATGCTGCATGAAGATGCTGAGCCTACTAAGTCGATGAGTGTCAGAGCTTTACTGGATGACTCGTCCAAATCCAAAGCTGGGCCAGGAGAATACATCACTTACAGAAGCTGTATACCAGCTTTAAATGAGGAGAAGTTGTCAGTCATTGGGTTTGAG GTCATCCTATTATGTCTGTTACTTGTGAGCGGCTCATTTATCTACCTCAGGAAAAAACGTTCTGTCACTACAATGCCAGGGGTTGCAGGAGTAAGGATCCCAACAAATTCTAGATTTTAG